A window of Aquibium oceanicum genomic DNA:
TGATCATCTGGGTGCCGAGGTCGGTTTCGTAGACCCCGCCGATATCGCAGAAATTCGGCGTCAGCCCGATGTGAACGTAGGGACCCGCGGTCTGCGAGGGCGTTTCCTTATAGCGGTCAAGCGACTGCATGGCTTCTCTCCCGATTAGCGATAGATGTCCGATCGATGGCCGATATCCACGACCAGGACGACGAGTTTCTGGTCCTTTATCTCGCAGATGAGGCGGTAGTCGCCCACGCGGTAGGACCAGTAGTTTTCAAGCGAGGCGTGAAGCGCCGCCGCCACGACTCTGAGCTCTCAATCGTCCCAGCCGAGGTCGCGTCTTACTTCATCCAGAGTGTAGGTCCTCTCTTCTCCGCGACGGATGCGTTCTGACACCTCTACCGCGGTGTAGTAGGCCTCCAAGTCATCCAGCCCGTTCGCGACCAGCTCGCGCAGGTGGTAGGCCTTGGAGTAACCGGTCCTGGCAGCCAGCGCGTCCAGTCGGGCTTCGATTCCGGGCTTGAGTCGAATGCTGTACGGCATTGAGACGACCTCCGCGTCGAATACATGCAGTGATGGCATTCAACGCAACCTTCGCTTCCAGATCAATTCCCCTCCAGCCGGTTCTCGAACAGGGTCGAGCGGCGCCCGCGCAGCACGATGTCGAACTTGTAGGCCATGGCGTCCATCGGGATGGTCGCTTCCATGTCGAGCGGCGCGATGAGCGCCTCGATCGCTTCCTTGCTCGGGATGGTAGAGACGATCGGGCACTTCCAGATCAGCGGATCGCCCTCGAAATACATCTGCGTGATCAGCCGCTGGCCGAAACCGTTGCCGAAGACGGCGAAATGGATGTGGCGCGGACGCCAGTCGTTGACGCCGTTCGGCCAGGGATAGGGACCAGGCTTGATGGTGCGGAAAGTGTAGAAGCCGTCCTCGCCGGTGATCGTGCGGCCGCAGCCGCCGAAGTTCGGGTCGAGCGGGGCCAGGTAGCCGTCCTTCTTGTGCCGGTAGCGGCCGCCGGCATTGGCCTGCCAGAATTCGACCAGCACGTTGGGAACGCCCTTGCCGCGCTCGTCGAGCACGCGCCCGTAGACGATGATGCGCTCGCCGATGGCGCTCTCGCCCGGCTTGGCGAAATTGAGGATCAGGTCGTTGTCGAGTTCGCCCAGGATGTTGTGGCCGAAGGTCGGGCCGGTGATCTCGCTGATCGTGTTGTCGAGCGAAAGCAGCGCCTTCTGCGGCGAGCGCAGCACCGAGGTCTTGTACTGCGGCGTGTAGGCCGGCGGATGCCAGGCGCGGTCGCGCTGGAAGAAGGATCCCGTTTCCGGTCCGCGGTTGGAAAGGTCGACCCTCTCGTTCATGACGTCTTCTCCTCCATTTCGGCAAGCGTCTGCTTGACGATCTTGATGGCATGGTTGGCGGCGGGAACGCCGGCATAGATGGCCACGTGCAGCATGGCTTCGCGGATGTCGCCGGGGGTGGCGCCCGTGTTGGCCGTGGCGCGCACGTGCATGGCGACCTCCTCGTCGTGGCCGAGTGCCGCCAGCAGCGCCAGCGTCACGATCGAGCGCTCGCGCTTGGTCCA
This region includes:
- a CDS encoding CopG family transcriptional regulator encodes the protein MPSLHVFDAEVVSMPYSIRLKPGIEARLDALAARTGYSKAYHLRELVANGLDDLEAYYTAVEVSERIRRGEERTYTLDEVRRDLGWDD
- the pcaH gene encoding protocatechuate 3,4-dioxygenase subunit beta translates to MNERVDLSNRGPETGSFFQRDRAWHPPAYTPQYKTSVLRSPQKALLSLDNTISEITGPTFGHNILGELDNDLILNFAKPGESAIGERIIVYGRVLDERGKGVPNVLVEFWQANAGGRYRHKKDGYLAPLDPNFGGCGRTITGEDGFYTFRTIKPGPYPWPNGVNDWRPRHIHFAVFGNGFGQRLITQMYFEGDPLIWKCPIVSTIPSKEAIEALIAPLDMEATIPMDAMAYKFDIVLRGRRSTLFENRLEGN
- the pcaC gene encoding 4-carboxymuconolactone decarboxylase, with the protein product MATRRSVLGADHVDRAEAKKTGFDEPFQDLITEAAWGHVWSRPEWTKRERSIVTLALLAALGHDEEVAMHVRATANTGATPGDIREAMLHVAIYAGVPAANHAIKIVKQTLAEMEEKTS